The genomic interval aacggttgacattaaattatcatattgcTTTTTATTGTAACAAATTTATGTACCTATTTGTTGAATCTCGACAAaaattttgaagaatttttttctgcatatattataaaataaaattataactagTGTGATGCGGTTGAGCCGTATatcgtaataataatgataatataatgtgTGCTCAATACAATAAAAGttatgacaataaataaaacgcaCTCGTAcgataacattttatttattatgtaatttatttaatattctgAAGATGTTTACATTTTCTTCATcttgaaaatacaattaaaatgaatattaatattggcCGAGAATCTTACTTCAATCAGACTCAATATTTTTGTGCAATGCTTTATGGCCTTGATAGACTGTGAGAGGTTTTCTGATAGCATCTTCGTTGGTATTAAATTCAGAGTCCCACATAAAGATTGGTTCTTTAGAATACTCTTTTCCGTTGACATCAAAAGCTCTAACTGGAGGTAatggataaatttttctacCATGTCTACCACTTTTTCTTTGCAAGACCACTTCTTGGTCTATTACCAAGTTCACGATTTCTTTGAGCACTGCCAATTGGTGTATTTCCATGTTCGATATTTGATAAACGTCCGACACAGGACAGACAAGTTTTGTGAagactaaataattttttactcggCATTCGTACAATAACACGATCAAAACCATCTTTTCTGACAATTGTGCCACATGTGCCAGCAGCATGTATTAGCATACCACCAAAACCTGGATATTTTTCTACACAGTGAACTGTTGTGCCAATAGGTAAGGCACCAAGTGGATAACAATCCCCCTCAAATGCTCTAACTGGCATACGCGGTATTGcttttgatgtttttattatttgacctGGTTTCATATTTTCAGTTGCaagtatgtattttaattgagTACCATGACCAACGAGAGCAACATACGATGTTCGACAACCATCTTGAAATATGTCGAgtactttttcttcttttggcGGCTCATTGGGATCAGTTGGTCCATCTCTGATCCAATGAATCCAGTGATATTTGTGTTTTATGCCTCCTCCAATTCCCTTTGCTACCACTCTACctgttttataaattgtatatgttatatttttgtgaATAATTTGAGTagaattatttcatattatacTTGTTGAAGATAATAGGTCGAGTTGATAAAttactgataaaataaataaatatatagaactAACTTACCGGTAACTGGATCACGACCAGCAAGATTTGTAACCTGCAAAGGCTTAACTGTATATTCATCTGTAAAATGTACAATTCTACGATAACTTTTACCATCAACTCCTGGTTTTGGTTTTTCAATAAGTCGCCAAGATTGTGTTAAACGATTTTGTTGCAATTGACATGCTGATGCTGATGCacttaaaaaagttaaattttttccgATCACTCGGCCAATTTGAATTACCAtcttttatattatctttaattgtaatattgtatttaataaatattgtttatctaATTTGGTCGAGTTAAGTTATATGTACATTAGTGATGGGTAACTCGACGATTTTTGGTGTATCGTACAATCATACGTATAATGCGTATCATACTTTAAAGTCAACTGCAcccatggtagaaatactacaggtatggcagtgcgcagcctggtttggccgttgtgaatcgaccaatcaaaacgtcgccttctcgccacaaaaatggaagactttatgcgcgcgcgatacaaatttgttaagaaaattttcaagttttttttaaatttttcaaaagttatcatatttattcaactagatttggtatattttataatgattcacatacatcaaaaatacaaattaattatttatattaaataaataaatccaagtataataaatacaacacaacctccattgtttgtggcataaaaaaaacaacaataatgaaaatattataatttatttgttaaactgtcttggtttttttatttttctgattttttataaacatgctccatttattagtatttacaacaatataaaaaatagttgtcaaaacagtatgttagagagaggctcttataatagagacgtgttagaaagaaaagcaaaacagctcgatggcgcgttgttgattggttgaaaaaataaggctgcgcagaacgcgacgaaaaaagcatggactactgccatacctgtagtacttcCACCATgaactgcacccgtattcagcacccgtattcacagggcaaattttttacaatttagggcttttttttgccggcgatggcgcttgtaaaattttttttatatagatttcaccagatttcacatacaaaagctctacaagcgccgccagtggaggaaaaaagccctaaattgtaatgccctgtgaattggactgcgggaggatgttctcattagggctttttttttccgctgatggagcttgacaaaattttttttatatagatttcacataggaaagctccacaaacgccaccatcggaaaaaaaacgccctaatgagaacatcctctgaatacgggtgcagagttcttattagggcgttttttttttcgatggtggc from Aphidius gifuensis isolate YNYX2018 unplaced genomic scaffold, ASM1490517v1 Contig18, whole genome shotgun sequence carries:
- the LOC122860022 gene encoding LOW QUALITY PROTEIN: 39S ribosomal protein L2, mitochondrial-like (The sequence of the model RefSeq protein was modified relative to this genomic sequence to represent the inferred CDS: inserted 2 bases in 1 codon); protein product: MVIQIGRVIGKNLTFLSASASACQLQQNRLTQSWRLIEKPKPGVDGKSYRRIVHFTDEYTVKPLQVTNLAGRDPVTGRVVAKGIGGGIKHKYHWIHWIRDGPTDPNEPPKEEKVLDIFQDGCRTSYVALVGHGTQLKYILATENMKPGQIIKTSKAIPRMPVRAFEGDCYPLGALPIGTTVHCVEKYPGFGGMLIHAAGTCGTIVRKDGFDRVIVRMPSKKLFSLHKTCLSCVGRLSNIEHGNTPIGSAQRNRELGNRPRSGLXQRKSGRHGRKIYPLPPVRAFDVNGKEYSKEPIFMWDSEFNTNEDAIRKPLTVYQGHKALHKNIESD